A genomic window from Blastococcus saxobsidens DD2 includes:
- a CDS encoding AMIN-like domain-containing (lipo)protein: MRFLPAGVCAALLLTACTTDGGPPADADPDPTASPTATEPRDDPAGEPSGEPSDEPSDDGSEALEPVGAGDTAESVAQGNGPPVALTDVRLAAHEGFDRIVFEVAGEGEAGWEIGYTDEPRAQGSGAPVEVPGDAVLGITLTNIALPGDAPEDVQPWEGAAQLTAAGAAVLDTLVEDTLFEGRYTFFAGLDRQRPFAVGSLPSPQRIVVDVLADELTAPVGLSQRCESPAGFSISYPEGWSVNSGLTVPACTRFAPEPFTVPPGTDARVGAVTASVESIPFDRVAGSGSADVRSRSETTVDGRAAVRIERVSSGEGLWPEGVRTTSYVVDLGEGEDGPRTLVVNTIDLRQFDYARNVRVLDRMVGTLEFPES, encoded by the coding sequence ATGCGTTTCCTTCCCGCCGGAGTCTGTGCGGCGCTGCTCCTCACGGCCTGCACCACGGACGGCGGGCCCCCGGCCGACGCCGACCCCGATCCGACCGCGTCACCGACCGCGACCGAGCCGCGCGACGACCCGGCCGGCGAGCCGTCGGGCGAGCCGTCGGACGAGCCGTCGGACGACGGATCCGAGGCGCTGGAACCGGTGGGTGCCGGTGACACCGCCGAGTCCGTCGCCCAGGGAAACGGCCCGCCGGTGGCGCTCACCGACGTGCGACTCGCTGCCCACGAGGGCTTCGACCGGATCGTCTTCGAGGTGGCCGGTGAGGGCGAGGCCGGCTGGGAGATCGGCTACACCGACGAGCCGCGAGCCCAGGGATCGGGAGCCCCCGTCGAGGTCCCCGGCGACGCCGTCCTCGGCATCACGCTGACCAACATCGCGCTGCCGGGCGACGCGCCGGAGGACGTGCAGCCCTGGGAGGGGGCCGCCCAGCTGACGGCCGCCGGTGCGGCCGTGCTCGACACCCTGGTCGAGGACACCCTCTTCGAGGGGCGGTACACCTTCTTCGCCGGGCTGGACCGGCAGCGGCCGTTCGCGGTGGGCTCGCTGCCATCGCCGCAGCGGATCGTGGTGGACGTCCTCGCCGACGAGCTCACCGCTCCCGTCGGCCTCTCGCAGCGCTGCGAGAGCCCGGCCGGCTTCTCGATCTCCTATCCGGAGGGGTGGTCGGTCAACTCGGGTCTGACCGTGCCCGCGTGCACGCGGTTCGCCCCGGAGCCGTTCACGGTCCCGCCCGGCACCGACGCCCGGGTGGGGGCGGTGACCGCGTCGGTGGAGTCCATCCCGTTCGACCGCGTCGCGGGCTCGGGCAGCGCCGACGTACGCAGCCGGTCCGAGACCACGGTCGACGGCCGGGCCGCGGTGCGGATCGAGCGGGTCTCCTCGGGTGAGGGCCTCTGGCCCGAGGGGGTGCGGACGACCAGCTACGTCGTCGATCTCGGCGAGGGGGAGGACGGACCCCGCACGCTGGTGGTCAACACGATCGATCTGCGGCAGTTCGACTACGCGCGCAACGTCCGGGTCCTGGACCGCATGGTCGGGACCCTCGAGTTCCCGGAGTCCTGA
- a CDS encoding CDGSH iron-sulfur domain-containing protein, with product MSRSLSAEPDPPEGVDPEGVPAGDPADGATITPYRDGPLIVRGNFRLVDQDGAEIDPGRETIALCRCGKSGIKPFCDGSHKRAGFSAPSAPSRPRPAARLRRAGRRED from the coding sequence GTGTCGCGATCGTTGTCGGCCGAGCCCGACCCGCCCGAGGGCGTCGATCCCGAAGGGGTGCCTGCGGGTGACCCTGCGGACGGCGCCACGATCACGCCCTACCGGGACGGGCCGCTGATCGTGCGCGGGAACTTCCGGCTGGTCGACCAGGACGGCGCGGAGATCGATCCCGGCCGGGAGACGATCGCGCTGTGCCGGTGCGGCAAGTCGGGGATCAAGCCCTTCTGCGACGGCTCGCACAAGCGGGCCGGGTTCTCCGCCCCGAGCGCGCCGAGCAGGCCGCGTCCGGCCGCACGACTGCGCCGTGCGGGCCGCCGGGAGGACTGA
- a CDS encoding SDR family NAD(P)-dependent oxidoreductase, whose product MTSLSDRVVLVTGGSAGIGRSTVTRLAADGARVVTCARHGDRLEEAFGGLPGVCTTVADVADAGDRAALLDRVLDEHGRLDAVVHNAGVGWAGLLEDMPGESVEGIVALNLTGVVELTRLALPHLLRSAADRGRADVVMVSSVAAWSQVPPLTVYSATKAGVQGFARGLRREVTTRGIRVHTVNPFFVETEWLARGHGHPPVSGEDARGRLSRGISPDRVADRIGGLLRSPRSRTVTVPRWAGLARLGEAPPVDRVLDRLLSGNADRIRRIAARTVAERVD is encoded by the coding sequence ATGACTTCTCTCTCCGACCGCGTCGTGCTCGTCACCGGGGGCAGCGCGGGTATCGGCCGCTCCACGGTCACCCGGCTGGCCGCCGACGGCGCCCGCGTCGTCACCTGCGCCCGCCACGGGGACCGGCTGGAGGAGGCGTTCGGCGGCCTGCCCGGGGTGTGCACGACCGTGGCCGACGTCGCCGACGCCGGTGACCGGGCCGCCCTCCTGGACCGGGTGCTGGACGAGCACGGCCGGCTGGACGCCGTCGTGCACAACGCCGGAGTCGGCTGGGCCGGGCTGCTCGAGGACATGCCGGGAGAGTCCGTCGAGGGCATCGTCGCGCTGAACCTGACCGGCGTCGTCGAGCTGACCCGGCTGGCGCTCCCGCATCTGCTCCGGTCGGCCGCCGACCGGGGGCGGGCCGACGTCGTCATGGTCTCCTCCGTCGCCGCCTGGTCGCAGGTGCCGCCGCTGACGGTGTACTCCGCCACCAAGGCCGGGGTGCAGGGCTTCGCGCGCGGCCTGCGCCGGGAGGTGACCACTCGCGGCATCCGCGTGCACACCGTCAATCCGTTCTTCGTGGAGACCGAGTGGCTGGCCCGGGGCCACGGCCACCCCCCGGTGTCGGGCGAGGACGCCCGCGGCCGGCTGTCCCGCGGCATCTCGCCCGACCGGGTGGCCGACCGGATCGGCGGCCTGTTGCGCAGCCCGCGGTCCCGGACCGTGACGGTGCCGCGCTGGGCGGGCCTGGCCCGGCTCGGCGAGGCGCCGCCGGTGGACCGGGTGCTGGACCGTCTGCTGTCGGGAAACGCCGACCGGATCCGCCGGATCGCCGCCCGGACGGTGGCCGAGCGGGTGGACTGA
- a CDS encoding bile acid:sodium symporter family protein: protein MDSALSTVALPLALAVVMFGLGLSLTPADFARIGRQPKAVVIALALQLLVLPAIAFGLVLAFGLSPLLAVGMMLLAASPGGTTANLFSHLYRGDVALNISLTAINSVIAVVTLPLVTNLAIGWFDPSDGGTLGLQFGKTLQVFAIVLVPVALGMLVRRSGPAFADRMDKPVRILSAVVLALVIVGTMLAERDDVVDYLQAVGLPALVFCLCSLTIGFLVPRMLGIRRAQAIASAFEIGIHNSTLAIAVAISVLGSVELAVPAAVYGVLMFPVAAVFGWAITRAGTRASERDEPVSAG from the coding sequence GTGGACTCTGCCCTCAGCACCGTCGCCCTGCCGTTGGCGCTGGCGGTGGTCATGTTCGGGCTGGGGCTCTCGCTCACCCCGGCCGACTTCGCCCGCATCGGCCGGCAGCCGAAGGCGGTGGTGATCGCGCTCGCCCTGCAGCTGCTGGTGCTGCCGGCGATCGCCTTCGGGCTGGTCCTGGCCTTCGGCCTCTCGCCGCTGCTGGCCGTCGGCATGATGCTGCTGGCCGCCTCCCCCGGGGGCACCACCGCGAACCTGTTCAGCCACCTCTACCGGGGCGACGTCGCGCTCAACATCAGCCTCACCGCGATCAACTCGGTGATCGCCGTCGTCACCCTGCCACTGGTCACGAACCTGGCGATCGGCTGGTTCGACCCCTCCGACGGCGGCACGCTCGGCCTGCAGTTCGGCAAGACCCTGCAGGTCTTCGCGATCGTGCTGGTGCCGGTGGCTCTCGGCATGCTGGTGCGCCGGTCGGGCCCGGCGTTCGCCGACCGGATGGACAAGCCGGTGCGCATCCTGTCCGCGGTGGTGCTGGCGCTGGTCATCGTCGGGACGATGCTCGCCGAGCGGGACGACGTCGTGGACTACCTGCAGGCGGTGGGGCTGCCCGCACTGGTGTTCTGCCTGTGCAGCCTCACCATCGGGTTCCTCGTGCCCCGCATGCTCGGCATCCGGCGCGCGCAGGCGATCGCCAGTGCCTTCGAGATCGGCATCCACAACAGCACGCTGGCGATCGCGGTCGCCATCAGCGTGCTCGGCAGCGTGGAGCTCGCCGTCCCCGCTGCGGTGTACGGGGTGCTCATGTTCCCCGTCGCCGCGGTCTTCGGCTGGGCGATCACCCGGGCGGGCACTCGCGCCTCCGAGCGGGACGAGCCCGTCTCCGCCGGGTGA
- a CDS encoding iron-containing redox enzyme family protein, whose protein sequence is MRLPEPRGPLTDALFRDLATRTDLSAATLERARRVAADDSAALTDDDLQLALAGCYELHYRGFDGVSEDWEWNPALIGLRAGLERRHEAALRELVGGVPVTDEPIDRQLTALIDADDGPSLSSYMAKQGTLEQWREYLTLRSVYHLKEGDPHTFAIPRLSGRAKAAMVEIQADEYGGGSVERMHSELFAGLMRDLDLDAGYGALWNEAPAVAFASVNTMSLFALHRRLRAAALGHLTAVEMTSSEPSRRYSAGLRRLGLDERTTVFYDEHVEADAVHEQIASVDMCGSLVAEEPGLAADVLFGAGASLALDGLAAHHLLGAWEAGRSALRTQSALAA, encoded by the coding sequence ATGCGCCTGCCCGAGCCACGGGGTCCCCTCACCGACGCCCTCTTCCGCGACCTCGCCACCCGCACCGACCTCTCCGCGGCGACGCTCGAGCGCGCCCGGCGGGTGGCCGCGGACGACTCCGCGGCGCTGACCGACGACGACCTGCAGCTGGCCCTCGCCGGCTGCTACGAGCTGCACTACCGCGGCTTCGACGGCGTCTCCGAGGACTGGGAGTGGAACCCCGCGCTGATCGGGTTGCGGGCCGGCCTGGAGCGGCGTCACGAGGCGGCGCTGCGGGAACTGGTGGGCGGCGTGCCGGTCACCGACGAGCCGATCGACCGGCAGCTGACCGCGCTGATCGACGCCGACGACGGCCCGTCGCTGTCGTCGTACATGGCCAAGCAGGGCACCCTCGAGCAGTGGCGGGAGTACCTGACCCTGCGGTCGGTGTACCACCTCAAGGAGGGCGACCCGCACACGTTCGCCATCCCGCGGCTGTCCGGCCGGGCCAAGGCGGCCATGGTGGAGATCCAGGCCGACGAGTACGGCGGCGGCTCCGTCGAGCGGATGCACAGCGAGCTGTTCGCCGGGCTGATGCGCGATCTCGACCTGGACGCCGGGTACGGCGCGCTGTGGAACGAGGCCCCGGCGGTCGCCTTCGCCTCGGTGAACACCATGTCGCTGTTCGCGCTGCACCGCCGGCTGCGCGCCGCGGCCCTGGGACACCTCACCGCCGTGGAGATGACGTCGTCCGAGCCCAGCCGGCGGTACTCCGCCGGGCTCCGCCGGCTGGGTCTCGACGAGCGGACGACCGTCTTCTACGACGAGCACGTGGAGGCCGACGCCGTCCACGAGCAGATCGCGTCGGTGGACATGTGCGGATCGCTGGTCGCCGAGGAGCCCGGGCTGGCCGCGGACGTGCTGTTCGGTGCGGGCGCCTCGCTGGCCCTCGACGGGCTCGCGGCACACCACCTGCTGGGCGCGTGGGAGGCCGGTCGCTCGGCCCTGCGCACCCAGTCCGCGCTGGCCGCCTGA